From Oceanidesulfovibrio indonesiensis:
GACTGGGGCACGTCGCCAATTTCGTCGAGAAAAAGGTCACCGCCGTGAGCAGCTTCGAAACGGCCCTGTCGGTGGCGTATGGCTCCGGTGAACGCGCCTTTCACGTGTCCGAAGAGTTCGCTTTCGAACAGAGCTTCGTTGATGGCCGCGCAGTTGAGCTGGATATACGGTCCGTGCCGGCGGGGGCTCAACTCGGGGATGGCGCGCGCGACCAGTTCCTTGCCCGTGCCGGACTCGCCATATATGATCACGGGCTCATCACTCTGGGCGGTTCCTTCCAGGGCTCGGAACAACTTGAGCATTTCTTGATAACTGCCGATGAGGCCGTGAAAGCCGGCCGAGGCGGAAAGCTTCTGTGAAAGCTGGCGGATGGTCTCGGCGCGCTGCACGATCTCGGAGCTGTCCTTGAGCGTCTCCACCGTGCCGCTCACGCGGTCCCCGTCCCTGAGGAGGGAAGCGTGCTTGAGCACGGGCACGCAGCTGCCCTCATTGCGAGTTATGGGGCCCTGCTTGCGGATCTCAAGCCCCTTGTCGAAGAGCCGGCACCAGTGGTTGC
This genomic window contains:
- a CDS encoding sigma 54-interacting transcriptional regulator, producing the protein VVDLQGRIRMANPAMERITGYPLEELVGRACSVLRCDVCEVSRKERRNHWCRLFDKGLEIRKQGPITRNEGSCVPVLKHASLLRDGDRVSGTVETLKDSSEIVQRAETIRQLSQKLSASAGFHGLIGSYQEMLKLFRALEGTAQSDEPVIIYGESGTGKELVARAIPELSPRRHGPYIQLNCAAINEALFESELFGHVKGAFTGAIRHRQGRFEAAHGGDLFLDEIGDVPQS